TTCGATCACACGGCACTGGACGAAGGACGCACCTGGCTCGAAGCCGAATGAAATGAACGAACGAAGGGAAAGGACAAACCATGGCACGCAGCAAGACCAGCCGACAACAGACCTTTTCCATCACCGCTCCAAAAGCGCTGAGCGTCCAGTTGGTCGGCGATTTCACCCGCTGGCAGGAGGAGGCCATCGAGATGGAGAGACAGAAAGGCGGAGTGTGGCAGACCAGCGTGACGCTTGCTCCTGGCACGTATCACTACCGGTTCATCGTGGATGGCGAATGGCGTGGCGACCCCGCCTGCGCCTTGTGCCGGGCAAATCCGTTCGGAGGTGACGACGCGGTAAGACAAGTGGCCTGACCGGCACGAATCGGCAGAATCGCAAGACCGATGAAAAACCCATTCGACAATTCTCCCACACGTCCTGACCACGCCCGCAAGTTCTGGATTGCAATGATACTTGGCTTGTTGCTGTTGTTCACGACTTGCTGCAACAAACGCACCGAGCACGATGGGAATGCCGCCAAAGGCCGCGTGACCATCACCGTTTGGGCGCATCACGGAAAGCCCGAGGAGTGGAAAACAATTCAGTCGCAAGTCGAACGTTTCAATGCGAGCCAGACCAACGTGGCCGCGAAACTCGTCGAAATCGCCGAGGCGAATTACGACACGCAGGTGCAATCGGCTGCTGCCAGCCGCCAGTTGCCGGACGTGCTGGAGTTCGATGGGCCGATGCTCGCGAACTACGCGTGGAAAGGTTATCTCAAACCGCTCGAAGGTTTGCCTGCTGAAATTCAATCGGACTTGTTGCCGTCCATCGTGCAACAGGGGACGTATGGCGGGAAGTTCTATGCGGTGGGCACATTCGATTCCGGCCTGGGACTGTTCGCGAACCGTCGTTTGCTCGAACAAGTCAGCGCCCGCATCCCAACGAACGTCGCGAGTGCGTGGACGATTGACGAGTTCAACCAACTTCTCGCGCGGTTGG
This region of Candidatus Angelobacter sp. genomic DNA includes:
- a CDS encoding isoamylase early set domain-containing protein, yielding MARSKTSRQQTFSITAPKALSVQLVGDFTRWQEEAIEMERQKGGVWQTSVTLAPGTYHYRFIVDGEWRGDPACALCRANPFGGDDAVRQVA